One genomic region from Thalassotalea sp. PS06 encodes:
- a CDS encoding EAL domain-containing protein yields MHFTNNNKMHARHVPFLQRLILFLGLCLSVVAYSEQPPLKFQQISVEQGLSQSTVMSLAQDQDGFIWMATQYGLNRYDGYEFTHFKYHSDDPFSLANNIVRNVFVDSNNVLWVGTDNGLSRYDADNNRFDNFFHEKGNANSLRDNTIWSIYEDRANNLWVSTASGLHKYNESTEDFTVINFKSYSSVVKAIKSIFQDSKGNYWLGTYENGLFVMNKDLDFVSPANGKNVWKLNIDAQSILEISELNQKIWLATENGIFAIDEDITVAAHYLPQNFTQEPGNNRVRSIHQVDDRFLWLGTEAGLLELDLVDERIYFLESAAFNTNEVTKDFIFTIFKDNSNSLWLATYYDGVSRYNSISSLFTHHLSGSYNDKKNIKAFTETPDGKIWIASESNGIYFQSVNSTIVEKLDIDLEETISSIHADANILWIITNSERLLSFNIDTSELNVHENWLQGYTEQHGRLDYIYTKGAFWFGSSASKLFKYSPQEKRLQSFSLASDKMNDLYAINVDENANIWTYTSQQEIFLFDIDKKEFQPLKLPKNNLFLDDSITVIQESADYYWFGFDDKGVAALNKATDQYTYFTEANGLASNKVAGMLIDENGKAWVSTNKGISSLNPIVQKAENFNVNQGVQADEFFSFSYLKATDNKFYFGGVNGFNSFFPYNIKLESEVVNSPRNMHLLIANERVDLQNVLNTPDQQTNNKQLYLSKDITLKYGQSPFSLEFVSPNATFSSAVKYRYKMEGIDDAWVYTDSTNKRATYTKLNPGSYEFHVQAFSSNSQEYKSSPTLTVNILPPWWLTSWAWMAYGFILVSIMLYFYRQAQQKQLVNYQIKESEERLKLALWGSGDEMWDWNIKTGQMFRSNIWGILDFPQDGQRNKQGASNKGNIHPQDSNRVNQALDDHFMEKTDHFEAAYRVKNNQGKWTWVLDRGKVVERDINNAPSRMTGTIKDISKIKQTEESLKLFAKCIANISDAVVVYDEDFNTVDCNPSFQRITGQTRSEAIGSPLEFKSYPHSFLQNLKKNLIHHGSWQGEIESKRLNGQRYLVDITMDVIRDENQKITHYVGVFSDITKRKETEKELRKLANTDTLTGLPNRSYFQTNHTILVNQDTVHALLVFDLDNFKKINDSLGHQIGDVLLCKVTERIATVGNLKDTCYRLGGDEFSLIIEGTNDLHEITTIADEILKAVAEPYNIRNQEIALSCSIGIALFPEDGKNSHELLKNADTAMYHAKDKGGDCYQFFNDSMNTQAVKRLQVENLIRHGLKEDLFSVFYQPKINITTGKVSGMEALVRFEAGAKGIIRPDIFIPISEETGQIIEIGENVLRKACHATKVWVDKGIFNGRIAVNLSAVQFRQPNLVKMIESILAETRLPAQYLELEITEGTVMNSPQEAIDTMHRLRSMGISLSLDDFGTGYSSLAYLKKFPLNTLKIDKAFVDDIEASEQGKNMVATIITIAHNLGLDVVAEGVENQNQLDYLKSKQCEQLQGYLYSKPLSEEDFSRYLLSHIITRESTPYSTE; encoded by the coding sequence GTGCACTTTACTAACAATAACAAAATGCATGCTAGGCATGTGCCGTTTCTCCAGCGCCTTATTCTGTTTCTTGGCTTGTGTCTGAGTGTTGTTGCCTATTCCGAACAGCCGCCTCTTAAATTCCAACAAATCTCGGTAGAACAGGGATTATCTCAAAGTACCGTTATGTCCTTAGCTCAGGATCAGGATGGCTTTATTTGGATGGCCACCCAATATGGTCTAAATCGTTATGATGGATATGAATTTACCCATTTTAAATACCACTCTGACGACCCCTTCTCCTTAGCTAATAATATTGTTCGCAATGTGTTTGTTGACAGCAATAATGTGCTTTGGGTGGGCACCGACAACGGCTTAAGCCGTTATGACGCAGATAACAATCGCTTTGACAATTTTTTCCACGAAAAAGGCAACGCCAACTCTCTTCGCGACAACACGATATGGAGCATTTACGAGGACAGAGCTAATAACCTCTGGGTATCGACGGCCTCAGGATTACATAAATACAACGAAAGCACTGAAGATTTTACCGTTATTAATTTCAAAAGTTACAGTAGTGTTGTTAAAGCCATTAAAAGCATTTTCCAGGATAGTAAAGGTAATTACTGGTTAGGCACATACGAAAACGGTTTGTTCGTAATGAACAAGGATTTAGATTTCGTATCTCCGGCCAATGGTAAAAATGTCTGGAAATTAAACATTGATGCTCAGTCGATTCTGGAAATTAGTGAGCTGAACCAGAAGATCTGGCTGGCAACAGAAAACGGTATTTTTGCAATCGATGAAGATATCACCGTCGCCGCGCACTATTTGCCTCAGAACTTCACCCAGGAGCCTGGGAATAATCGAGTGCGTAGCATTCATCAAGTCGATGACCGGTTTTTATGGCTTGGCACAGAGGCTGGTTTACTGGAGCTGGACTTAGTAGATGAGCGTATCTATTTTCTCGAGTCTGCAGCTTTCAATACAAATGAAGTAACCAAAGACTTTATCTTTACCATATTTAAAGACAACTCCAATTCCTTGTGGTTAGCAACTTACTACGATGGAGTGAGTCGATATAACTCTATATCATCATTATTCACCCACCATTTATCAGGTAGTTATAACGATAAGAAAAATATCAAAGCTTTTACCGAAACGCCGGATGGCAAAATTTGGATCGCTTCTGAAAGTAATGGCATTTACTTTCAGTCCGTTAACTCAACGATTGTTGAGAAGTTGGATATTGACTTAGAAGAAACCATATCCTCAATTCACGCAGACGCTAATATCCTTTGGATAATTACCAACAGCGAAAGATTATTAAGCTTTAACATCGATACCTCTGAATTAAATGTTCATGAGAATTGGCTGCAAGGTTATACAGAACAGCACGGCAGACTTGATTACATTTACACCAAAGGCGCTTTTTGGTTTGGCTCTTCGGCTTCCAAGCTATTCAAATATTCGCCACAGGAAAAACGTTTACAAAGCTTTTCCCTAGCATCCGATAAAATGAATGACTTGTATGCGATTAACGTGGACGAAAATGCCAATATCTGGACCTATACCTCACAACAGGAAATCTTTCTTTTTGATATCGATAAAAAAGAGTTTCAACCATTAAAACTGCCGAAGAACAATCTTTTCCTGGATGACTCAATTACAGTGATTCAGGAATCGGCAGACTACTACTGGTTCGGCTTTGATGACAAAGGTGTGGCGGCTTTAAACAAGGCTACTGACCAATATACCTATTTCACCGAAGCTAATGGCCTTGCCAGTAATAAAGTAGCGGGTATGTTGATAGACGAAAACGGAAAAGCCTGGGTAAGTACCAACAAAGGAATATCGAGTCTAAATCCGATCGTTCAAAAAGCCGAAAACTTTAATGTCAACCAAGGTGTGCAAGCTGATGAGTTCTTTTCATTCTCCTACTTAAAAGCCACAGATAATAAATTTTATTTCGGCGGTGTGAATGGCTTTAATAGCTTTTTCCCATACAACATTAAGTTAGAATCTGAAGTGGTTAATTCACCAAGAAATATGCATTTACTGATTGCCAATGAAAGGGTCGATTTACAAAATGTTTTGAACACGCCTGATCAGCAAACAAACAATAAGCAATTATATCTATCTAAGGACATCACCTTAAAATATGGACAATCACCATTTAGCCTTGAATTTGTTTCACCGAATGCGACCTTCTCAAGTGCCGTTAAATACCGCTACAAGATGGAAGGCATCGATGATGCTTGGGTATACACCGACTCCACCAACAAAAGGGCTACGTATACCAAATTAAATCCGGGTAGCTATGAGTTCCATGTCCAGGCATTCAGCTCTAATTCTCAAGAGTACAAAAGCTCTCCAACATTGACCGTAAACATTTTGCCGCCATGGTGGTTAACCTCCTGGGCCTGGATGGCTTATGGCTTTATCCTGGTGTCGATAATGCTCTATTTCTATCGCCAGGCTCAGCAAAAGCAATTAGTTAATTACCAGATTAAAGAAAGTGAAGAGCGCTTAAAGCTTGCCCTATGGGGTTCTGGTGATGAGATGTGGGACTGGAACATTAAAACCGGTCAGATGTTCCGCTCTAATATCTGGGGCATCCTTGACTTCCCTCAGGATGGACAGCGAAATAAACAAGGTGCGTCCAATAAAGGTAACATTCATCCTCAGGATTCGAACCGTGTTAACCAGGCGCTTGACGATCACTTCATGGAAAAAACCGACCATTTTGAAGCTGCTTACAGGGTTAAAAATAATCAAGGTAAATGGACCTGGGTATTAGACCGAGGAAAAGTGGTCGAAAGAGATATCAATAATGCCCCTTCACGTATGACGGGAACGATTAAAGATATTTCTAAAATCAAACAAACCGAAGAAAGCCTGAAATTATTTGCAAAATGTATTGCCAATATTTCCGACGCGGTTGTGGTTTATGATGAAGACTTTAACACTGTCGACTGTAACCCTTCTTTCCAGCGAATTACAGGTCAAACCCGTTCAGAAGCAATCGGCAGTCCGTTAGAATTTAAATCGTACCCTCACAGTTTCTTGCAAAACCTCAAAAAGAATCTGATTCATCACGGTTCCTGGCAGGGAGAAATCGAGAGCAAACGCTTAAATGGGCAGCGTTATCTTGTTGATATCACCATGGATGTTATCCGTGATGAAAACCAGAAGATCACGCACTATGTTGGCGTGTTCTCGGACATTACCAAACGTAAAGAAACCGAAAAAGAACTGCGTAAACTTGCCAATACCGATACCCTTACCGGTTTGCCAAATCGTTCTTACTTCCAGACTAACCACACCATTCTTGTTAATCAGGATACGGTTCATGCTTTACTTGTGTTTGATTTGGACAACTTTAAGAAAATCAATGACTCATTAGGTCATCAGATTGGTGATGTATTGCTGTGTAAAGTTACCGAACGCATTGCAACCGTGGGTAACCTTAAAGATACCTGTTATCGATTAGGCGGAGATGAATTCAGTTTAATCATCGAAGGTACCAACGATCTACACGAAATCACCACCATTGCCGATGAAATCTTAAAGGCGGTGGCCGAGCCATATAATATCCGTAACCAGGAAATTGCCCTTTCCTGTAGTATCGGTATCGCCTTATTCCCGGAAGATGGTAAGAATTCCCATGAATTGCTGAAGAATGCCGATACGGCTATGTATCACGCGAAAGACAAAGGCGGCGATTGCTATCAATTCTTTAATGATTCAATGAACACTCAGGCGGTTAAACGTTTACAAGTGGAAAACTTAATTCGTCACGGCTTAAAAGAAGATCTGTTCAGTGTGTTCTATCAACCGAAGATCAATATCACTACCGGTAAAGTTAGCGGTATGGAAGCTTTGGTAAGATTTGAAGCCGGCGCCAAAGGCATTATTCGCCCAGATATCTTTATTCCGATTTCCGAAGAAACCGGACAAATCATCGAAATTGGCGAAAACGTTTTACGAAAAGCCTGCCATGCGACAAAAGTATGGGTTGATAAGGGCATTTTCAATGGCAGAATTGCGGTGAATCTCTCCGCAGTGCAATTCAGACAGCCAAACCTGGTTAAGATGATTGAGTCAATTCTGGCAGAAACACGTTTGCCAGCTCAGTATCTGGAGTTAGAAATAACCGAGGGCACAGTCATGAATTCGCCGCAGGAAGCGATTGATACCATGCATCGTTTGCGAAGCATGGGCATTAGCCTGTCACTTGATGATTTCGGCACCGGTTATTCTTCGCTCGCCTATCTGAAGAAGTTCCCGCTGAATACGCTTAAAATCGACAAAGCCTTTGTTGATGACATTGAAGCTTCTGAGCAAGGTAAAAACATGGTAGCAACCATCATTACCATCGCCCATAACCTTGGCTTGGATGTGGTCGCCGAGGGTGTAGAAAACCAAAACCAGCTCGATTATTTAAAATCCAAACAATGTGAACAGCTGCAGGGTTATTTATATTCTAAACCTCTATCTGAGGAAGATTTTAGTCGCTATCTGTTATCACACATTATCACCCGGGAATCGACCCCCTACTCTACTGAGTAA
- a CDS encoding insulinase family protein → MKTSPNDPRQYHSLILDNGLRVVIVENKETERAAASMVVNAGHFDDPDDTQGLAHFLEHMLFLGTKSYPDSGEYQSFISQHNGSNNAWTGTEHTCFYFDIEQPFFYQALTRFSRFFSEPLLKAEHINSERNNVDAEFQMKLKEDTRRIYDVQKETVNPLHPFSKFSVGNLETLNDAPGRSLRQVLQDFFDNYYCAPRMTLAIESSLAVSEVQQQVSKEFNQIKSGPKEKPAIIQPLYLPENLAIQLAIPPQTSQRKLVITFALPGLDTYYQYKPVSYLSYLLGHEGPGSILSLLKKRQWAMSLTSGGGVNGSNFKDFNISISLTEKGEQHQTEIIDLLFSYLRMLTEDGIQELYFNEKRALTEFAFNYKENSKPLENVNQLAINMQHYPEQDYIYGDYKIKAFKPDLLRKFLAYFTAENMRVMEIRKSVNTDRVSRWYQTPYQMQQIPPLKLQRWQQAEVYHELTLPKANPFIVEKPTIYSGESTATPEKVRQRTGFNFWFKQDKTFRSPKGQVFVSLESPYTIASVKQIAMTRLFVELFSESVQEQNYQAELAGIHYQVYSHQGGITIQISGISEKQPLLLDNLLHAVCDHSLPLERFQLFKKQLISNWRDVTKGKPVSQLFSLLNALFKPYSPHALELADAMQDAGFDEFREFCSILFSQLSVEAFAYGNWPKKEAINMADKIQNHLGGAMKATALVHPEIIDFNSAAPARFVIDIAEDENACVVYFPMPSNDFQSKALAILTSQMIAPMFFHQLRTVRQLGYLVGVNYMPMNRFPGIAFFVQSPNISAEILAEEIFAFLQRFSTHTEMENWDKIQQGIINQLDAKDTSPRIRSQRFWHSITNHDYEFNNRSILKKEVSQLHKQQVIDFIDNQLTSDKGLQPVILTTNKKGTTSAGDSAPAQVFTNIKSFHNHYSLKY, encoded by the coding sequence TTGAAGACCAGTCCTAACGACCCCAGGCAATATCATTCTCTAATTCTGGATAACGGTCTGCGTGTGGTTATCGTCGAGAACAAAGAGACCGAGCGCGCTGCAGCTTCCATGGTAGTAAACGCAGGACATTTTGATGACCCGGATGATACTCAGGGGTTAGCTCACTTTCTCGAACATATGCTATTTCTCGGCACTAAAAGTTACCCAGATAGCGGCGAATACCAAAGCTTTATTAGTCAACACAATGGTAGCAATAATGCCTGGACCGGAACCGAGCATACCTGCTTTTACTTCGATATTGAGCAACCGTTTTTTTATCAGGCTTTAACCAGGTTTAGTCGTTTTTTTTCGGAGCCATTGCTCAAAGCCGAACATATTAATAGCGAGCGAAATAATGTTGACGCCGAATTTCAAATGAAACTCAAGGAAGATACCCGGCGAATATATGACGTCCAGAAGGAGACGGTAAACCCTCTGCATCCTTTCAGTAAATTTTCTGTTGGCAACCTGGAAACGTTGAATGATGCACCCGGACGCAGTTTGCGTCAGGTTCTACAAGACTTTTTTGATAACTATTATTGCGCTCCCAGAATGACACTGGCGATTGAATCATCATTAGCTGTTAGTGAAGTTCAGCAACAAGTAAGTAAAGAATTTAATCAGATAAAATCTGGCCCTAAAGAAAAGCCAGCCATCATACAACCGCTTTATCTACCTGAGAATCTTGCAATACAACTCGCTATACCGCCACAAACATCTCAGAGAAAACTGGTCATTACTTTTGCCTTACCCGGTCTCGATACCTACTATCAATACAAACCTGTGAGCTATCTCAGCTATTTGCTTGGACACGAGGGGCCAGGTAGCATTCTTTCCTTGCTCAAAAAACGCCAGTGGGCAATGAGTTTAACCTCAGGTGGTGGCGTTAATGGTTCCAATTTTAAAGACTTTAATATCAGCATATCCCTTACAGAAAAAGGTGAGCAACACCAGACAGAGATTATCGACTTGCTTTTTTCATATCTAAGAATGTTAACCGAGGATGGTATTCAGGAATTATATTTCAATGAAAAGAGAGCGCTCACTGAATTCGCTTTTAACTATAAAGAAAACAGTAAACCTCTGGAAAACGTCAATCAGCTCGCCATTAATATGCAACATTATCCGGAGCAGGATTATATTTATGGCGATTATAAAATAAAGGCGTTTAAACCCGATTTATTGCGTAAATTTCTAGCCTACTTTACCGCCGAAAATATGCGGGTGATGGAAATTCGTAAATCAGTAAATACCGATCGCGTCAGTCGCTGGTATCAGACTCCGTATCAAATGCAACAAATCCCGCCTCTTAAACTTCAGCGTTGGCAACAAGCCGAGGTTTACCATGAGTTAACACTTCCCAAAGCCAATCCATTTATCGTTGAAAAGCCGACAATCTATTCGGGTGAATCTACAGCAACCCCCGAGAAGGTTCGTCAGCGTACCGGATTTAATTTTTGGTTTAAGCAAGATAAAACCTTCCGCTCTCCAAAAGGACAGGTGTTCGTTAGCCTTGAATCTCCCTACACCATAGCATCGGTAAAACAGATTGCGATGACACGATTATTTGTAGAGTTATTTAGTGAATCGGTACAAGAGCAGAACTATCAGGCAGAGCTCGCGGGTATCCACTACCAGGTCTATTCTCACCAAGGTGGCATTACCATACAAATTTCCGGGATCAGTGAGAAGCAGCCTTTGTTGCTGGATAACTTACTGCACGCGGTTTGTGACCACTCTTTACCGCTCGAGCGTTTTCAATTATTTAAAAAACAGCTGATTAGTAATTGGCGTGATGTGACCAAAGGTAAACCTGTTTCACAGTTATTTAGTCTTCTCAATGCCCTATTTAAACCCTACAGTCCGCACGCATTAGAGCTAGCAGATGCAATGCAGGACGCAGGTTTTGATGAATTTCGCGAATTTTGCTCAATCTTATTTTCGCAACTTAGCGTTGAAGCTTTCGCATATGGTAACTGGCCTAAGAAAGAAGCCATAAATATGGCGGATAAAATTCAAAACCACTTAGGAGGCGCGATGAAGGCAACCGCTCTGGTACATCCCGAAATCATCGATTTTAATTCCGCCGCTCCTGCAAGGTTCGTAATTGACATTGCCGAAGATGAAAACGCCTGCGTAGTTTACTTTCCGATGCCATCTAATGATTTTCAAAGTAAAGCACTGGCAATTTTGACCAGTCAAATGATCGCTCCGATGTTTTTTCATCAACTGAGAACGGTCCGACAACTCGGTTATCTTGTCGGTGTAAATTACATGCCGATGAATCGCTTCCCGGGAATCGCGTTTTTTGTGCAATCTCCGAACATAAGCGCAGAAATTTTAGCGGAGGAAATATTTGCCTTTTTACAACGCTTTTCCACCCATACTGAAATGGAGAACTGGGACAAAATACAGCAGGGCATCATCAACCAATTAGATGCCAAAGACACTAGCCCGAGAATACGAAGTCAACGATTCTGGCATAGTATTACCAACCATGATTACGAATTTAATAATCGCAGCATCTTAAAGAAGGAAGTCTCACAACTGCACAAACAGCAGGTGATCGACTTTATTGATAACCAATTAACATCTGATAAAGGTTTACAGCCAGTTATCCTTACCACCAATAAAAAGGGAACCACGTCGGCGGGCGATTCAGCACCTGCTCAGGTGTTCACCAATATTAAGTCCTTTCACAACCATTATTCACTGAAATATTAA
- a CDS encoding NAD-dependent epimerase: MKYLVTGAAGFIGHFVATRLCEQGHEVIGLDNLNDYYDVNLKLSRLKKLQRFSQKHQQDTLVAGSDIVSQSNSADGQFRFVKLDLEDREAIAELFATEKFQRVIHLAAQAGVRYSIDNPMAYADANLIGHLAILEGCRHNDVEHLVYASSSSVYGLNKQTPFATADSVDHPVSLYAATKKANELMSHCYSHLYNVPTTGLRFFTVYGPWGRPDMALFKFTKAMLEGKPIDVYNYGDMSRDFTYIDDIVEGIMRVQNHIPMIDSGWSVESGSAATSSAPYRVFNIGNGNPVKLMDFIKALEQSLAIEAKKNLLPMQPGDVQKTFAEVNDLYSVTGYRPQTSVNEGVANFVRWYKEYYQHVN, translated from the coding sequence ATGAAATACTTGGTTACTGGCGCCGCAGGGTTTATTGGTCATTTTGTTGCCACTCGCTTGTGTGAACAGGGGCATGAGGTGATAGGCTTGGACAACCTCAATGATTACTACGACGTAAACCTAAAATTATCCCGTCTTAAGAAACTACAGCGATTCTCGCAAAAACATCAGCAAGATACTTTAGTTGCCGGTTCTGATATCGTATCCCAGTCCAATTCTGCGGACGGTCAGTTTCGGTTTGTGAAGCTGGATTTGGAAGATCGTGAAGCGATTGCTGAATTGTTCGCGACAGAGAAATTTCAGCGTGTCATTCATCTTGCTGCCCAGGCTGGTGTTCGCTATTCGATTGATAACCCGATGGCTTATGCCGATGCCAATTTAATCGGTCATTTGGCTATCCTTGAAGGCTGCCGTCACAATGACGTTGAGCATCTTGTTTACGCTTCATCAAGCTCAGTATATGGCTTGAACAAACAAACACCGTTTGCAACCGCCGATAGTGTTGATCACCCAGTATCTTTATATGCAGCTACCAAAAAGGCTAATGAGTTGATGTCGCATTGTTACTCCCATTTATACAATGTGCCCACAACTGGCTTACGCTTTTTTACCGTTTACGGCCCATGGGGACGACCTGATATGGCGTTGTTTAAGTTTACCAAAGCCATGTTAGAAGGTAAGCCAATTGATGTTTATAACTACGGCGATATGAGCCGAGATTTTACTTACATTGATGATATTGTTGAGGGTATAATGCGCGTTCAAAATCATATTCCAATGATTGATTCAGGCTGGTCAGTAGAGTCGGGCTCAGCGGCGACAAGCTCGGCACCATATCGTGTGTTTAACATAGGTAATGGGAATCCGGTTAAGTTGATGGACTTTATCAAAGCACTGGAACAATCATTAGCAATCGAAGCAAAGAAAAACCTGTTGCCGATGCAACCAGGAGATGTTCAGAAAACCTTTGCTGAGGTCAATGATTTATACTCAGTTACCGGCTACCGCCCTCAAACGTCAGTCAATGAAGGGGTCGCAAATTTCGTTCGCTGGTACAAGGAATATTACCAACACGTGAATTAA
- a CDS encoding universal stress protein, which translates to MRNVLVIADPNFKTTTAIEQAKRLSIADGITLHIVYFYYENLRGMGSRGSALKSSLIARLQEKAEQQLESLLSDEIPYTCEIVWEKHLHHWVNDYAQKHQPAMVLKTGHRSETMFYTPTDWHLIRECPAPVLIVAENKWRRRSGILAAVDLQTEQPEKQHLNEKILATSKYLAAVFDAPLHVCYTPVVSDVLRDFGVQFLDEIEDNAREEIQQKIDTLAITYGIEPENFHIKAGKPEKVIPSTAAKLQAGLVVVGTIGRKGITGKLLGNTAEEILSLLKTNVLTLKP; encoded by the coding sequence ATGCGTAATGTTCTGGTGATCGCCGATCCCAATTTCAAAACAACAACCGCAATTGAGCAGGCAAAAAGACTATCCATTGCTGACGGCATAACCTTGCACATTGTTTACTTTTATTACGAGAACCTGAGGGGCATGGGAAGTCGAGGCAGCGCCCTGAAGTCTTCACTAATTGCTCGCTTGCAGGAAAAAGCCGAACAACAATTAGAATCGCTGTTAAGCGATGAAATACCTTACACCTGTGAAATCGTGTGGGAAAAACACTTACATCACTGGGTCAATGATTATGCGCAAAAACATCAGCCGGCGATGGTACTCAAGACCGGCCACCGCTCCGAAACCATGTTTTACACCCCGACAGATTGGCACTTAATTCGAGAGTGTCCAGCTCCCGTGCTTATTGTTGCGGAAAATAAATGGCGTCGACGCAGCGGTATTCTTGCTGCGGTTGACTTGCAAACTGAACAACCAGAAAAACAGCATCTTAATGAGAAAATTCTGGCCACAAGCAAATATCTAGCAGCGGTGTTTGATGCTCCTTTGCACGTTTGTTACACCCCTGTGGTATCCGACGTACTAAGAGATTTCGGGGTTCAGTTCCTTGATGAAATAGAGGACAACGCCAGAGAAGAAATACAACAGAAAATAGATACCCTCGCCATTACTTACGGTATAGAACCGGAAAACTTTCACATCAAAGCGGGGAAACCAGAAAAAGTCATTCCCAGTACTGCCGCTAAGTTACAGGCAGGGCTTGTCGTTGTCGGCACCATAGGTCGTAAAGGCATTACCGGGAAATTGCTTGGCAATACCGCCGAAGAAATTCTTAGTTTACTCAAAACCAACGTCCTGACCTTAAAACCTTAA